A region from the Manihot esculenta cultivar AM560-2 chromosome 13, M.esculenta_v8, whole genome shotgun sequence genome encodes:
- the LOC110630519 gene encoding alkane hydroxylase MAH1, translated as MALIGFFEIILAIISYSIGFWLSNRYELVMNWPVLGMLPGLLSNVHRFHDWAKDVMERCGGTYHFKGPWFSGMEMIGTVDPANVKHIMSTNFSNYPKGPEYKEIFDVFGDGIFNSDFDLWKHQRKTAVALINHDKFRGYLLKTVSEKVEKGLIPILENICKHGQTVDMQDLIHRFTLDVTFILITGYDPESLSIEFTEDEVAIALDYAEEVIFYRHVLPKIFWKSQRWLGFGKERKMRKAWETLDRVAAMYIERKREQLKQESIKSEDLLTSYITNKEEILISKTENEFLRDTVLNFLIAGRENSLAWFLWLISKNPRVEAKIREELKSTIAPETEAESGKLQLFDLEKVNKLFYLHGAFCETLRLYPPVAYEHKAPLQPDILPSGHKVDSKMKILLSTYVMGRMRSIWGDDCLEFKPERWISERGRIIQQSPYKFLAFNAGPRTCLGKEIAFTEMKAIAAVVIHNYKIEVVEEHPVAPNSTSIILHMKHGMKVRISRRLA; from the coding sequence ATGGCATTGATAGGCTTCTTTGAAATCATCTTAGCAATCATTTCTTACTCGATTGGCTTCTGGTTAAGCAACCGCTATGAGCTCGTAATGAACTGGCCAGTGCTGGGAATGCTTCCTGGTCTTTTGAGTAACGTACACCGGTTCCATGACTGGGCTAAGGACGTGATGGAGCGATGCGGAGGCACTTACCACTTTAAAGGTCCCTGGTTTAGTGGCATGGAGATGATTGGCACTGTTGATCCTGCCAATGTCAAGCACATCATGAGTACCAACTTCTCCAACTATCCTAAGGGTCCTGAATACAAGGAAATATTCGACGTTTTTGGAGATGGGATTTTCAACTCTGATTTTGATTTGTGGAAGCATCAGAGAAAGACTGCTGTTGCACTCATCAATCATGACAAGTTTCGTGGATACCTCTTGAAGACAGTAAGTGAAAAGGTGGAAAAAGGGCTCATTCCAATTCTTGAAAATATCTGTAAGCATGGCCAAACAGTAGACATGCAAGATTTGATTCACAGGTTTACATTAGATGTTACGTTTATATTGATTACAGGATATGACCCAGAATCTCTATCCATTGAATTCACTGAAGATGAGGTTGCAATTGCCTTGGATTATGCTGAAGAAGTCATATTCTACAGGCATGTTTTGCCAAAAATATTTTGGAAGTCACAAAGGTGGCTAGGGTTTGGGAAAGAGAGGAAGATGAGAAAAGCTTGGGAAACGCTGGATCGTGTAGCAGCCATGTATATAGAAAGGAAAAGGGAACAACTCAAACAAGAGTCCATAAAATCAGAAGATTTGTTGACATCATACATCACTAATAAGGAAGAAATCCTGATATCAAAAACGGAGAACGAATTTCTGAGAGACACAGTCTTAAATTTTCTGATTGCAGGACGAGAAAATTCCTTGGCTTGGTTCCTTTGGCTTATTTCAAAGAACCCACGAGTTGAGGCCAAGATTAGAGAAGAGCTGAAATCAACCATAGCTCCTGAAACTGAAGCTGAATCTGGGAAGCTGCAACTCTTCGACCTGGAAAAGGTAAACAAGCTATTCTATCTACACGGCGCTTTCTGTGAAACCTTAAGGCTGTACCCACCAGTTGCGTACGAGCACAAAGCTCCTCTGCAACCAGACATCCTTCCAAGTGGCCACAAGGTCGATTCAaagatgaaaattttattatcaacGTATGTGATGGGGAGAATGAGATCCATATGGGGAGATGACTGCTTAGAGTTCAAGCCGGAAAGATGGATATCAGAGCGAGGCAGGATTATACAACAATCACCATACAAATTCCTAGCTTTCAATGCAGGTCCAAGGACTTGTCTTGGGAAGGAGATTGCGTTCACTGAAATGAAAGCAATTGCTGCAGTTGTGATCCACAACTACAAGATTGAGGTAGTGGAAGAACATCCTGTAGCTCCAAATTCTACCTCCATTATCCTTCACATGAAACATGGAATGAAGGTTAGGATTAGCAGGAGATTGGCTTGA